Proteins from one Cryptomeria japonica chromosome 4, Sugi_1.0, whole genome shotgun sequence genomic window:
- the LOC131064530 gene encoding uncharacterized protein LOC131064530, whose translation MNVSEYNDERNIGALLKLCGGVPLLLDLIGSQLAISTKNANDIEILEMIREGEKVEDEDITDRMVDFVYHRLSPRVKEAFLDITSFFPTRGFMSKYVAYRVAEEEFRALEEVSFVKTDAGGRLIVHDIVRARGKKMSEGNRITDPESLLECLKHEEKLKNLKGIFYGEPYEHPPIEINEYHLNSMSNSLRILYYGNVSQLTFKGKCHKTFKQLRHLELPKDISDLPMEFEKLDHLFFYDSPLTQGMSLYELPPNLRVMGITNIISSENGVANSIIPSQDTPRL comes from the exons ATGAATGTTTCGGAGTACAATGATGAAAGGAACATAGGCGCGCTGCTCAAGCTTTGTGGTGGCGTTCCGCTTCTGCTTGATTTAATTGGTTCGCAACTGGCTATAAGTACTAAAAATGCAAACGATATAGAAATATTAGAGATGATTAGAGAAGGAGAGAAGGTGGAAGACGAAGATATCACCGACCGTATGGTTGATTTTGTCTACCATAGATTGTCGCCGCGTGTCAAAGAGGCTTTCCTGGACATCACATCCTTCTTTCCAACACGAGGCTTTATGAGTAAATATGTGGCATACAGAGTTGCAGAGGAGGAATTCAGAGCTCTCGAAGAGGTGTCATTCGTCAAGACAGATGCAGGTGGCCGTCTGATTGTTCATGACATAGTCCGAGCAAGAGGGAAAAAGATGTCAGAGGGAAACAGAATAACAGATCCTGAGAGTTTATTGGAATGTTTGAAACATGAAGAG AAACTCAAAAATTTAAAAGGCATCTTTTATGGTGAACCATATGAGCACCCTCCGATAGAAATTAATGAATATCACCTTAACTCTATGAGTAATTCGTTAAGAATACTATATTATGGAAACGTATCGCAACTAACCTTCAAGGGGAAATGTCATAAAACATTTAAACAACTCAGACACCTCGAACTTCCAAAAGACATCTCTGATTTACCAATGGAGTTTGAGAAACTAGACCATCTTTTCTTCTACGATAGCCCATTGACGCAAGGCATGAGTTTGTACGAG CTTCCTCCAAATCTGCGTGTGATGGGCATTACAAATATAATTTCTTCTGAGAACGGAGTTGCAAATTCTATAATTCCTTCCCAGGACACTCCTCGCTTGTAG